gtgtttggtttttgtcacactttggcttgccacactttattgctcATATGGCCCATTTGTCATAGAAAcaatttttttgtcaaattttgccaaagtttggcgtccaatttcacagccacacttgtgtggcttgccatacttgtgtggctagccacactttggcttggccaCACTAGTATCCAACCAAACAGACCcatagccatatcggtgaacctcgttaacaaatctcggtgtcatgcctcgtgtgattgcttggtcttcGGATAATTGACGTTATGCCTCGAATttaattctaacaagtggtatcatgagcaaggttacgAAAAGATCGTTGTACGTTGATCTAGAGGTGAGATATCGTGCAAAAATCAGTCGCTGGCGAGATCGGAAAAGCCAGCGTGGCAACGCGGTCGCGTGAGGTGCGTTGAATTTGGATCCGAAGACGGACTTGGCGAGATTGAAAATTTTGCAGGCAGCAGCAGTACCGACCGTGCGCGGCGACGCAATTGGGCCATGGTACGGTCCAGCAGCCGCTGGAGGCGAGCCAGCGGCGCCCAACACGAGCGCGCGTACGTGCTCTCGCTCGGCTAAGGCAGGAGGCAGCGGCGTACTGTACGCTGCTTGGGCAGGGTTGGCGATTATCTCGATGCAATCAGCAGAAAGTGAGATTTGTTTTGGACAAAAGAGGACCAAGTCCTCGTTCACGCGGACGGAGGCGAGGCAGATCAAATCGGCAGAATAGAATATCCATCAGGGAGCACTACTTGCGTAGGGCTTGAGGCAAAGCAAGGCAGCAGCCAGCATTGGAATTAGTGTAAAAGGAGCTACGTCACGTGAAGACCAGCTAGTTGAATCGCCAGTAGTATGCGCAGGTGTCGTTGGTGTACTTGGGGATCACGGGAAGAACTGCCTGGTTATTTTTTTTCGCAGTGTCAGCCGTACAAAAAACTCTGGCGTCAATGGGTATCAGGTTTGAGGTTGAGAAGTTCGATAGAACTGGAAgctttgggttatggcagacaagggtgAAAAGTTGTTGGTACAACACGGATGCTTGAAGGTGTTGCGGGAAGCCAAGCcagctaagatggaattatcatgtgatggatggaaattcgccgaagacgatttgggagccttgaagcgtgtcatacagtcgaacgagttcggctgggtcggcctagacagtctgacggatcgacgcaagtcggttggtacagaagacggtggtgggatcagcgaggatgacataggagcgtgatgctgatggtggccgacttctggggcgtggaaacacgtggcgcaggcctgagggcttgtgtggcttcgacaagactatggcgcgggattgattcaaggtggtgtatacacggagcttgaagtcgatgaggcgcaggggtggattgatcatctaccatggagtcatgttgaaggtggaactggattgaggggctacggcgtaagccGACGGGGCCGAAGCCTATTCACCAAGGGGgaaagcgagtgacatgcagttcggactggagcccagtggtctgatggaagcgtgaaactcgtcatcggtcggtgatgatcggtggtactctgcagtgggggttgagtggtgtggtttcaTGACCCTTGAGACTCgtccgggacagcggaggctcgacgcggtaatagcggcgaggcatgcggttagcacgggacatggagacgggccagggctctggtggtcacacatgtggtgagacaactgcgaatttgacttgggatgactacaagcaacggtgaaattctttcaagtttcagaTAGGTGGTCAAGAAAgaagcggtgatgttgagttcaggtaactcttatgtgtgacacccaatatgtgagttgttcactttcacgcaggtcagtgatcagtgtgtgatgacgttggactgatactctggaagttgggagcacaaactagagtaacaagtaacttaattttgctcgagtgttgactgtgatcaggaaaaggagggactacaagttgcaggtggagtcacatggagtctttggagtagcaacgGTACTCACGGgataaactcaagtccaatgtacatggaagtttgacgcatggacaaatccaaggtggtggagaatattcgccaaggtggagtttgttagagttgtgtcgaatattgtgtacaaggtaggttacagttggacttgtagttgtattgtgtttagataggatatggagtcgtgtcctagtaagACACTTGTATcgtaggcctctcatatatagcgggggtagacatacgatgtaacctatgccaacataatagcacaggcgcgcaagggggagccggcggcgtgtgccggcgcccgggtggccagggtgtggtattgtgacggtgtcacggggaggagtgcccgtagtcaagccccggggatgtagccatatcggtgaacctcgttaacaaatctcggtgtcatgcctcgtgtgattgcttggtcctcgaatgATTAACGGTATGCCTCGAATTTAATTCTAACATGGAAAAAGGCCGGCGCGCTAATAACTTTTTTTAACAAAATACAGACACAAGCACTTATATAAAtgtgcatacactcacccttatgaacgcatacacgcacaccctacccctatgagcacctccgaaagactgagccggcatatcatcttgagactttacgaagtcaccgtaggcgcctcgtagtcgacgggaacgtctcctcccactgaaagcgtatcGCCGGAATTTCTGAAATAAAtacaggataaatgcgagcatcaggatttgaaccctgatgaattggggataccactgtccaccgtTAGCGCTATTTTAAGCAAAGCTGTCTAATCTTATACCCACACAAGTACAGCCGGAATACACTTCAAGTATTTTTGAGAGTTTTCAAATACAGCTACATTTCTAGCCTTCACAAAATATCACAACTTACATCAACAGGGACGTTCATTATTCGGGACCTGGTCGACCTCGCCGTCGTTTTCCTCGGTGGAGCCGAGCGCAGTATTGCCCGACCCGTGGGCGCACCGGTCCACAGTATTCCGACGGCATTGCCGTGTCCGTCTCCACGCACCATATATACCTGAGCTTCCACTCTTTTCTCCACACAACTCGCTCGCTCTCCTCTGCTCAGCATTTTGCTCGAAAGCCACCTACTGACCTACACACACCTACCATGGTGGCATCGGTGGCCTGCTCCTTCTTCTTCGACGACGAGCTGCTCGGCGAGCCCGGCATGCCGCCGATGGACGCGTGCGCGCTCTGCGCCAAGCCGCTGGCGCGCGACCGCGACGTCTTCATGTACAGAGGGGACACGCCCTACTGCAGCGAGGAGTGTCGGCACGAGCAGATGCACCTCGACGCCGTCTGTGCCAAGCAGGCCGCGCGGAGGCAGCAGCGGTTCTCGGCGGAGACGGAGTCCCACCGTGGGCAACGGCAGTCCAGCAAGGTGTCGGTCGCAAGCTAACCGGCTGGCCGCTGAAGGTTTTGTTTGGATCGACAAGATCTGAATGAATTCTGAAGAATCATCGTCGTTTCCGTCTCTCCGGCCGGTGCTCTAGCCTGGTCCGGTGGAGGCACAGGTACAGCTTGGCGCCGCCTACAGGAGGCAAGGGAGGGCAGCAGCATCAGGCGGCACCAAGCATCAGTGCCTGTAGCTTCCCATATGTGTACATGGCTGATTAAGCTGCCGGGATGGAAATTGTACTTGTTCTTGGTCGGCCTGTGCTGTGCCgatgattttttttatttgaatttgaagaATGCAATCAAATATCATTCACATTTGTTTAGCTTCAGTTTGGGTAGCTCGTCTGCTCCATCTCTTATTTTGTTCCCCTTGATGATTTAAACTGTGCTAGAGCACTCTCGTCGTAAATAATTCATGGCAATCGATATAAATTATCGTTGCCCTAAATTTTTTGATCCACACCAATCTGGTAAAATAACGCAAGTTACATGTATACTAATGCGCGGCCGTACTGATATGCTGCATGGTAAACAGTTTGAATAGGGAAAAAATAATTTCAAAATTCTATTAATCATTTTGGAGTGATCAACTTATCTTAGAGAAAAGGCATCAACCGAGCTCAAGATGGGCTCGAGGCTAGcctgactttgaattaacaaagtcaTCAACCAGTCAAGATTACAAGCACACGCCCTCATACAAAGAGAAAGCAAAATAAGGCGGTAAGAATAAGATACATGAATGATGGACAACACCAAACTAAGCCTCACATGCTACGAAAGTGAAGATAAGCAAAGGAGAATGAAGCTGAAGACGCCGAGGTTCTCCTCTAAGACGCTACACCAGGAACAAGATCACACAGGTTCGGAGAAGAGAGGGGCGGACACCAGCGGGGCATGCCGTCACCATGCACCTACGGACCCCGGCACGGCACATCCATCCCTCCATCTTCGAAAAAGGCCATTACCTCCATGCTTGGATCGAAGGCGCTGCACCGTCGCAAGATAGGATGGATGCTGCGGGAAAATGGCCACATAACAGGGTCAGCGCATCCCCAACGACACGCCGGAGGCTCTCCTTGAGCAGAGCATTGCCGCTACACACATCCAGCATCAGAGGAGGGGAAGTTTCCGGTTAGGATGAAGAGGGCCACATtgccgccgccacccaccacccacaagcTCCCACCGGCTACATGGCTCTTGAAGCGGCGCCTTTAAGAAGAGAACGACTCCCAAAGCATTGCCGCCGCCCAAGAgagttagggctttcgcccgggagacctaggggaaTGGGAAGTGGGGGAGGGCTCAGTCCATACCGacacctccaaggaggggaacCGCGTCATTGGGCGTTGCCGTCCACGCAGTCGGATAGGGATTTCAACTAGACTGAGTCCCCGCCACCAACTGCCCCCATGCCCGGGTGTCGGCGACACCCAATGTAGAACGGCCTGACCAGGATGGCTCGCACgccaaacaagggagggaggggaggcgtggcgGAGCTACAACCGGGGCAAAAATGGTACAATCCGTGCATCAATTTGCTACGGCTGACATTTTTATTTGCTAGAACCAGTGGAGCATTGATGTGGCAGAGTTGCATCCAGCGACATAATTTGCTACATCAGGCATTGAATTTTGCTGGAACTAGCAATAGCGTGGGACAGCCACACGACGCCACCAGAGTTGCTACCGCGGCAACTGGCGGTCGATGTTGCCATGACCACGCGACGACTCTACGACGACCACGCAATGCTCGGACGACGGCGTCACCGTGCTGCATCGGACCTCGCAAGGCTGCTTAGCGACGACGGCGACCTCTTGAAGTACGCAGCAAGGCTGCTAGCGACGACAACCTGCTGATGATGACGGCGACCACGCGATGCTCGGGACGGCTGCTATGGCGATGAGCGGTAGCGAGACACAAGTTGCTGGTCAACGCGAGATGCAAAAGGGATGTGTGGAAAATCAACGGCTTGGGCCGACCGGCCAAAATTTCGGCCGGCCTGCCTGCGCCTAGCATCAGCCATCTCAAAAACAATTCAACAAATTAAGTACGTTGCTAAATTTAAATACTCCCTTCATAAACTCCGGTTATAGCCCTCTGGCCTTGGCTAAGGCGAGCTCGCACATCGGTGCAGATCTGCCTGTCGATGCAACTATGTCATGAGCACCACCGACGGGCACCTTACCAGCAAGGTGAGGGATCTCATCACTCGTGGACAATAACCAAGACCGCgtctgtcggatttcaggttccggcagacccctgagattcgaacactagggtgcgtgtggagatctctcccctaccgatctacgtccaatctcctcgcgtgatctaagctggaaacaacgaacaacacaagggacacgagatttatactggttcgggccaccggagtggtgtaataccctactcctgtgtggtgtggtggattgcctcaggggctggtgatgaatagtacaagggaagaacagcctcgcgagaggtgttcttgaactggtgcgatgaactgcttgggtgagttcagtcgtctctctctctctccgctatggctctatcagatctctagatGTCCCTGCTCTTGGGTGTGTCGATGTCTCGATCGATCGATCCCCTttcctctgtggtggctagctctatctATAGAGGCCCTGAGCCTCTCccaaaataatgagcgggaagggcgccaataattggccattttgaagggaaacatctagtacaagttatcctgaccaaaggtggtcttaggctgccaaaagtactggtgatgacgccgtcttgagctccacggtgacctccgtcctgccgctctgttggtcttggtgtcgttgcaccggaatggtaacttttgcctgatgccttgtcctgtgcttgccccctttgcaccaaagcggaaataaggacactgcgcaggccggcgcccgcctggtcttgatagttatggcttgcgtcacgggctcctcgcgaggtaccctgccttgatatctccgcctcctcacgagcctgcctgatgtggctgcctctgaggaagcttcctgtcgtccgccccgtgaggcttggcccctcgcgagggtcttgagcttgagctgatgaaaatgggccgcgctgggcccccacttgagccacgccgcaggccgcaggcaggcaagtctggggacccccgttcccagaacgccgacagtagcctccgggcccaaggcgcgcccgtgCTTGGGCTAGCAGGGAAGTGAAAGGGCAAgcatgaagcgccgcgggccccaatagcctgcagctttgggcgccgcatggcgattgattggacgtgggcgcatgcgcttccccacgacgcctcggcaaccgcccaTCTGACAAAAGAGGTGCCCGGGCCAGACTTACCTGCTTTGTTCTCGTTCGCCTTGCCCAATATCtcctttctcgctctcctccttcttgctcccGAAATCCTCTAGATCTGTCTCAATCCTCCTCATCCGGCACaccatggcgcctcgcaagtccccggccgaggcctggtactcgccggctctggattcCCCGAAcctgtcggagaagaacctcgccctcacgcgcctgatgacggtggcgcggggcagcaagggggcgactgtgctcaaggccggctccgaccagcctgaaggcagggggagcaccttctatccgctctttgtgagcgccatcatcgccgttctggtgcctcctttctctgagttcttctttattgttctccgccaatacaacttgcaggctctgcatctccaccccaactctatttttctcctggcgatttttgcttactactgtgaggctcacgtcggggtaaagccctcagtggccttgttgcgtcactatttttccctccgggtttctggtgGCCATATGTCCGCATGTGCGAGCTTCATCGCATACTCCAATTCCAATGCAATATTGAAGCCTGGGAAGAGAATCGAAGGCTTCcgaagcaagtgggtcatggtggacgtcggACGCCTCCTCCCCCGTCTGGTGttgcctacggggcagcccaaggctgTCGACGCGTGGTCCCACGCGGAGCTCATCGACCCCCGTGCGAaggcggtgctgaagaggatgaacgcggacctgaggccaagcaacttgggggcggcgaagctgaccggggccacgctcctgagggagttcttggagcaccgggtggctccactctaggagcactcgctcccgttgtggaggcttggggaagcggacGCCGCCTTGCGCCTAAGCTCTAAGGTCCTGACCGACGAAAATCTGGTCGcagccctccattccttggttgggggagacgtggcgaagccggtgggcgcccccgtccccctgttccttcgtgatgactgggagcaggtggtgaacgccatgccgaccttcaatggtgaggggctggtgcccgcggAAGCTCCCGAGGGTCTTACGGCGCTGGcgatggtgaacgtgtcctccgacaGCTCCAGCGGGAGCGAgggggaagaagaggcggaggaggaagagtctGATTCTGAGGTGACTGGCGAGGAGCCGAGGGAGTCtttccctcggcgcaggtcccaggccctccgctccatgtcggacgacgacgaggccggcgccaGGCGAGAAGGGGAGGACTCTTCCTTGGGCACAAGGATGGGCAGGTCAGGGCTGGTTCCCCCAGGGTCTGTTCTGGTCCCTGGGCGGTCTGAGGCCAGCTCCAGCCCTCCTGACGTGCCTTCTGCTTCCGGGCCTCTCGAGGCTGACCCCAGCTGCAGgttctcgggcttcaagtttggccggaggttgcttgagttcgcgagcgacgac
The window above is part of the Triticum aestivum cultivar Chinese Spring chromosome 2A, IWGSC CS RefSeq v2.1, whole genome shotgun sequence genome. Proteins encoded here:
- the LOC123186070 gene encoding FCS-Like Zinc finger 2; its protein translation is MVASVACSFFFDDELLGEPGMPPMDACALCAKPLARDRDVFMYRGDTPYCSEECRHEQMHLDAVCAKQAARRQQRFSAETESHRGQRQSSKVSVAS